In Lepisosteus oculatus isolate fLepOcu1 chromosome 28, fLepOcu1.hap2, whole genome shotgun sequence, the following proteins share a genomic window:
- the LOC102684420 gene encoding translational activator of cytochrome c oxidase 1, translating into MAGTVLMSRSLCLGYGRKLAAGAPVAALCCWTVRQPRAVLPLCLSWATPPGRSVHCSSVRFAGHNKWSKVKNIKGPKDAARSRMFMKFALMIRLAVREGGANPDFNAQLANIIEQCRSKNMPKASIEAAVKGADKSKASSYALYEGRGPGSSSLLIEILTDNNARSHREIKHILAKNGGTMCDGARYSFQRKGVVTAAGQDAAGRVVSLERALELAIESGAEDVRETEDEEEKPLLQFICDVSSLRGVRQALDSLGLRTLAAGPEFVACSLAQLSQGEMESASRLLEVLNECPDVIRVWDNIQGEA; encoded by the exons ATGGCAGGGACAGTGCTGATGTCTCGGTCACTCTGCCTGGGTTATGGCAGAAAGCTGGCGGCTGGCGCACCGGTGGCCGCGCTGTGCTGCTGGACCGTCCGACAGCCCCGTGCTGTGCTCCCGCTGTGCCTGTCCTGGGCGACCCCACCTGGCCGCTCTGTGCACTGCAGCTCTGTCCGGTTCGCCGGACACAACAAGTGGTCCAAAGTGAAAAACATCAAGGGACCCAAAGATGCTGCCAGGAGCCGCATGTTTATGAAGTTTGCCTTGATGATTAGACTGGCTGTCAGAG AAGGAGGAGCAAACCCTGACTTCAATGCCCAGCTGGCCAACATCATTGAGCAGTGCAGGAGCAAGAACATGCCCAAAGCGTCCATCGAGGCCGCAGTCAAAGGCGCG GACAAGTCCAAGGCCTCTTCGTATGCGCTTTATGAAGGCAGGGGGCCTGGCAGCTCCTCCCTGCTTATTGAAATCCTGACCGACAACAATGCACGATCCCACAGGGAGATCAAACACATCCTAGCGAAGAACGG AGGGACAATGTGTGATGGGGCGAGGTACAGTTTCCAGCGGAAGGGTGTGGTCACGGCGGCAGGGCAGGACGCAGCGGGACGAGTCGTGTCCCTGGAGAGGGCGCTGGAGCTGGCCATAGAGTCCGGAGCAGAAGACGTGAGAGAGACAGAAGATGAGGAAGAGAAGCCATTACTGCAG TTCATCTGCGATGTGTCCTCGCTGCGCGGTGTGAGACAGGCCCTGGATTCCCTTGGGCTGCGGACGCTGGCGGCTGGCCCAGAGTTTGTTGCCTGCAGCTTGGCACAGCTGTCCCAGGGAGAGATGGAATCTGCCTCCAGGCTCCTCGAGGTGCTCAACGAATGTCCGGACGTCATCCGTGTGTGGGACAACATCCAGGGGGAGGCCTAA